The Miscanthus floridulus cultivar M001 chromosome 17, ASM1932011v1, whole genome shotgun sequence genome has a window encoding:
- the LOC136515876 gene encoding uncharacterized protein → MVKDREPEHMPDVDYDKDPPMSVGTVYSDIDAFKIALATHAVKHEFNYDIKKSDTGRYRVNCSQQSESCRWSLHASTLRDGHTIKVKRNPYPHKCQSNRRQGICVGVTQFWVYSQVIDWLKEDETLGATELQKRLKDAHKIVVPYKRVYKGKNLAIDKIYGPWGKSFDNMYRLKAQLEESSPRSFLVIDNHTINNKIRFNRLFFALKPCVDGFLKGYRPYLAVDSIFLIERFRGLLCIACAVDGYNRIYPVAVGVIDSETNEN, encoded by the exons ATGGTTAAAGATAGGGAGCCTGAACATATGCCTGATGTTGATTATGACAAGGACCCTCCTATGTCAGTAGGAACCGTGTATTCAGACATAGATGCTTTTAAGATTGCTTTAGCTACTCATGCTGTTAAACATGAGTTCAACTATGACATTAAGAAGAGTGATACAGGGAGGTATAGGGTGAACTGCTCACAGCAGAGTGAGAGCTGTAGGTGGAGTCTTCATGCCTCAACTCTAAGGGATGGGCACACTATTAAG GTGAAAAGGAACCCCTACCCTCATAAGTGTCAGAGCAATAGGAGGCAAGGAATCTGTGTAGGGGTAACACAGTTCTGGGTGTACAGTCAGGTGATTGATTGGCTGAAGGAAGATGAAACTCTAGGTGCAACAGAACTGCAAAAGAGATTGAAGGATGCACACAAAATTGTGGTGCCCTACAAGAGAGTGTATAAAGGTAAAAATCTTGCCATAGATAAGATTTATGGGCCTTGGGGCAAAAGTTTTGATAACATGTATAGGCTTAAGGCTCAGTTAGAAGAATCAAGTCCTAGATcatttcttgtcattgataatcacACCATCAATAATAAGATCAGGTTCAATAGGTTATTCTTTGCACTGAAACCATGTGTTGATGGATTTCTTAAAGGCtatagaccatatcttgcagTTGATAGCATATTTTTAATAGAAAGGTTTAGGGGACTATTGTGCATTGCTTGTGCAGTAGATGGGTACAACCGGATATATCCAGTAGCTGTTGGTGTAATTGACTCAGAAACCAATGAGAATTAG
- the LOC136518273 gene encoding kinesin-like protein KIN-10C isoform X1, producing MAGTSTPARSSARSSLPVRVVLRVRPFLPSEAASATAPCVSLLDYHPGGEVTVQLKDQHTSRSELYKVDSFFGQEDSVSQIFDQEVRAVIPGIFEGINATVFAYGATGSGKTYTMQGTEDFPGLIPLAASTILANCTGTWCSVEMSYYEVYLERCYDLLEPKAKEIMALDDKDGNMQLKGLSWVPVRSMEEFEELYSIGVQRRNVAHTGLNDVSSRSHAVLSLRVSTDVVKGKLNLIDLAGSEDNKRTLNEGIHLQESSKINLSLFTLSNVFSALNKNEHRIPYRESKLTRILQDSLGGSSRAVMIACLNPAEYQESAKTVSLAARPCHTETFTSSSKQETPKVKVDMEAKLRAWLESKGKTKSIQRMDGLLSPVASKTPLSMSHMKQPTSSRISCRAKAMDQDGGKLNKMLFDPKVHVPTENIPQEQRQTEVNTPKKVVLPSVTQCHEKHEASLRKALSPISSNMVPVKQQISDNGNCPILLEPQTPIETHNIVKETPGATPLERLNALQSNLKEALVQQYLEVLNVADKEELQQLKGIGLKRAEYILELREDSPRPFKTLADLEHIGLSSKQIQDIQKKMAATGIFK from the exons ATGGCGGGCACCTCCACACCCGCCCGTTCCTCCGCGCGCTCTTCGCTGCCGGTGCGCGTCGTGCTGCGCGTGCGCCCGTTCCTCCCGTCGGAGGCCGCCTCGGCGACAGCACCCTGCGTCTCCCTCCTCGACTACCAccccggcggtgaggtcaccgtccAGCTCAAGGACCAGCACACCAG TCGGAGTGAACTGTATAAAGTGGATTCGTTCTTCGGTCAAGAGGACAGCGTGAGCCAGATATTTGACCAGGAGGTTCGCGCAGTGATCCCAGGCATCTTCGAGGGGATCAACGCGACGGTCTTTGCCTATGGGGCAACCGGCAGCGGCAAGACCTACACAATGCAG GGCACGGAGGATTTTCCGGGGCTAATCCCCTTGGCTGCTTCAACAATCCTAGCAAACTGCACTGGCACATGGTGCTCTGTTGAGATGTCGTACTATGAGGTGTACTTGGAACGGTGCTATGACCTGCTGGAGCctaaagcaaaagaaatcatggccTTGGATGACAAAGATGGTAACATGCAGCTGAAGGGCTTGAGCTGG GTCCCTGTGAGATCCATGGAGGAATTCGAGGAGCTCTATTCCATAGGCGTGCAAAGGAGAAATGTCGCCCACACTGGACTGAATGATGTTTCCAGTCGGAGCCACGCTGTGCTCTCACTTAGGGTCAGCACTGATGTTGTCAAAGGGAAACTTAACCTCATTGATTTGGCTG GTAGCGAAGACAACAAGAGGACTTTGAATGAGGGCATCCACCTTCAAGAAAGCTCCAAGATCAACCTTTCATTGTTTACATTGTCCAATGTATTTTCAGCTCTAAACAAGAATGAGCACCGAATTCCCTACAGAGAGAGTAAACTGACCCGCATACTTCAAGATTCTCTAGGAGGCAGTAGCCGTGCTGTGATGATAGCTTGCCTG AATCCTGCAGAATACCAGGAGTCAGCCAAGACAGTAAGTCTGGCTGCTCGTCCATGCCATACTGAGACTTTCACCAGTTCAAGCAAGCAAGAAACTCCCAAGGTCAAGGTTGACATGGAAGCCAAATTACGAGCATGGTTGGAGTCAAAGGGGAAAACAAAGAGCATCCAAAGAATGGATGGTCTTCTCTCCCCAGTTGCCAGCAAGACTCCATTGTCTATGAGCCATATGAAGCAACCAACATCTTCCAGAATTTCTTGTAGAGCTAAGGCAATGGATCAGGATGGTGGTAAACTCAACAA GATGCTTTTTGATCCAAAAGTCCATGTTCCCACTGAAAATATACCACAAGAGCAAAGGCAGACAGAAGTAAATACACCAAAGAAAG TGGTGCTTCCTTCAGTTACTCAATGCCATGAAAAACATGAAGCTTCTCTCAGGAAAGCTCTTTCTCCAATTTCTTCAAACATGGTGCCTGTGAAGCAGCAAATATCTGATAATGGCAATTGCCCCATTTTATTGGAGCCCCAAACTCCAATAGAAACACATAACATAGTCAAGGAGACTCCTGGTGCAACCCCACTAGAGAGACTTAATGCGCTACAGTCTAACTTAAAG GAAGCTCTTGTTCAGCAGTACcttgaagttttaaatgttgcaGACAA GGAGGAGCTACAGCAGCTGAAA GGAATTGGCCTGAAGAGAGCAGAATATATTCTGGAATTACGGGAGGACTCACCAAGACCGTTCAAAACT CTTGCAGATTTGGAACACATCGGCCTCTCGTCAAAGCAG ATCCAAGACATCCAAAAGAAGATGGCGGCCACTGGGATCTTCAAATGA
- the LOC136518273 gene encoding kinesin-like protein KIN-10C isoform X2 — MAGTSTPARSSARSSLPVRVVLRVRPFLPSEAASATAPCVSLLDYHPGGEVTVQLKDQHTSRSELYKVDSFFGQEDSVSQIFDQEVRAVIPGIFEGINATVFAYGATGSGKTYTMQGTEDFPGLIPLAASTILANCTGTWCSVEMSYYEVYLERCYDLLEPKAKEIMALDDKDGNMQLKGLSWVPVRSMEEFEELYSIGVQRRNVAHTGLNDVSSRSHAVLSLRVSTDVVKGKLNLIDLAGSEDNKRTLNEGIHLQESSKINLSLFTLSNVFSALNKNEHRIPYRESKLTRILQDSLGGSSRAVMIACLNPAEYQESAKTVSLAARPCHTETFTSSSKQETPKVKVDMEAKLRAWLESKGKTKSIQRMDGLLSPVASKTPLSMSHMKQPTSSRISCRAKAMDQDGGKLNKMLFDPKVHVPTENIPQEQRQTEVNTPKKVTQCHEKHEASLRKALSPISSNMVPVKQQISDNGNCPILLEPQTPIETHNIVKETPGATPLERLNALQSNLKEALVQQYLEVLNVADKEELQQLKGIGLKRAEYILELREDSPRPFKTLADLEHIGLSSKQIQDIQKKMAATGIFK; from the exons ATGGCGGGCACCTCCACACCCGCCCGTTCCTCCGCGCGCTCTTCGCTGCCGGTGCGCGTCGTGCTGCGCGTGCGCCCGTTCCTCCCGTCGGAGGCCGCCTCGGCGACAGCACCCTGCGTCTCCCTCCTCGACTACCAccccggcggtgaggtcaccgtccAGCTCAAGGACCAGCACACCAG TCGGAGTGAACTGTATAAAGTGGATTCGTTCTTCGGTCAAGAGGACAGCGTGAGCCAGATATTTGACCAGGAGGTTCGCGCAGTGATCCCAGGCATCTTCGAGGGGATCAACGCGACGGTCTTTGCCTATGGGGCAACCGGCAGCGGCAAGACCTACACAATGCAG GGCACGGAGGATTTTCCGGGGCTAATCCCCTTGGCTGCTTCAACAATCCTAGCAAACTGCACTGGCACATGGTGCTCTGTTGAGATGTCGTACTATGAGGTGTACTTGGAACGGTGCTATGACCTGCTGGAGCctaaagcaaaagaaatcatggccTTGGATGACAAAGATGGTAACATGCAGCTGAAGGGCTTGAGCTGG GTCCCTGTGAGATCCATGGAGGAATTCGAGGAGCTCTATTCCATAGGCGTGCAAAGGAGAAATGTCGCCCACACTGGACTGAATGATGTTTCCAGTCGGAGCCACGCTGTGCTCTCACTTAGGGTCAGCACTGATGTTGTCAAAGGGAAACTTAACCTCATTGATTTGGCTG GTAGCGAAGACAACAAGAGGACTTTGAATGAGGGCATCCACCTTCAAGAAAGCTCCAAGATCAACCTTTCATTGTTTACATTGTCCAATGTATTTTCAGCTCTAAACAAGAATGAGCACCGAATTCCCTACAGAGAGAGTAAACTGACCCGCATACTTCAAGATTCTCTAGGAGGCAGTAGCCGTGCTGTGATGATAGCTTGCCTG AATCCTGCAGAATACCAGGAGTCAGCCAAGACAGTAAGTCTGGCTGCTCGTCCATGCCATACTGAGACTTTCACCAGTTCAAGCAAGCAAGAAACTCCCAAGGTCAAGGTTGACATGGAAGCCAAATTACGAGCATGGTTGGAGTCAAAGGGGAAAACAAAGAGCATCCAAAGAATGGATGGTCTTCTCTCCCCAGTTGCCAGCAAGACTCCATTGTCTATGAGCCATATGAAGCAACCAACATCTTCCAGAATTTCTTGTAGAGCTAAGGCAATGGATCAGGATGGTGGTAAACTCAACAA GATGCTTTTTGATCCAAAAGTCCATGTTCCCACTGAAAATATACCACAAGAGCAAAGGCAGACAGAAGTAAATACACCAAAGAAAG TTACTCAATGCCATGAAAAACATGAAGCTTCTCTCAGGAAAGCTCTTTCTCCAATTTCTTCAAACATGGTGCCTGTGAAGCAGCAAATATCTGATAATGGCAATTGCCCCATTTTATTGGAGCCCCAAACTCCAATAGAAACACATAACATAGTCAAGGAGACTCCTGGTGCAACCCCACTAGAGAGACTTAATGCGCTACAGTCTAACTTAAAG GAAGCTCTTGTTCAGCAGTACcttgaagttttaaatgttgcaGACAA GGAGGAGCTACAGCAGCTGAAA GGAATTGGCCTGAAGAGAGCAGAATATATTCTGGAATTACGGGAGGACTCACCAAGACCGTTCAAAACT CTTGCAGATTTGGAACACATCGGCCTCTCGTCAAAGCAG ATCCAAGACATCCAAAAGAAGATGGCGGCCACTGGGATCTTCAAATGA
- the LOC136517976 gene encoding protein ESMERALDA 1-like isoform X1, whose protein sequence is MQGHAYSRLGSFGSAASAPSPPPPPSPSSPVPAGAGAGGGSRTSAKAGSARGIPGAAASATAAARAGVAHRGGGAARRLARAVLATLLRRQAVFLFAPLLYVAAMLLYMGSLPLDAVPRIIARQPPGSVYRSPQLYARLRADMDADNSTGALATVWRHTYKGGTWRPCIKNVTDGLPESNGYIYVEANGGLNQQRTSICNAVAIAGFLNATLIIPNFHFHSIWRDPSKFSDIYDKDHFVQRLQNDVRVVDKIPDFIMERFGHNLSNVFNFKIKAWARIQYYKDVVLPKLVEERFIRISPFANRLSFDAPSAVQRLRCLANFEALKFSKQIVSLSETLVSRMREKSVASDGKYISVHLRFEEDMIAFSCCVYDGGDEEKKEMDAAREIGWRGKFTKRGRVIRPGVIRMNGKCPLTPLEVGLMLRGMGFSNKTAIFLASGKIYRAEKNMASLLEMFPLLQTKETLASEEELAPFKNFSSRMAAVDYSVCAQSEVFVTTQGGNFPHFLMGHRRYLYGGHSKTIKPDKRRLAVLFDNPRIGWKALKRHLLNMRAHSDAKGIEMKRPNESIYTFPCPDCMCRLNRTEHSKSKHSR, encoded by the exons ATGCAGGGGCATGCGTACAGCCGCCTGGGCAGCTTCGGCTCCGCGGCGAGCGCGccgtccccgccgccgccaccgtcgccgtcGTCCCCGGTGCCGGCTGGGGCCGGCGCTGGCGGGGGCAGCCGGACGTCCGCGAAGGCGGGTTCGGCGAGGGGCATCCCGGGGGCCGCGGCctcggcaacggcggcggcgcgggcgggggTCGCCCAccgtggcggcggcgcggcgcggaggcTGGCCAGGGCGGTGCTCGCGACGCTGCTGCGGAGGCAGGCGGTGTTCCTCTTCGCGCCGCTGCTGTACGTCGCCGCGATGCTGCTGTACATGGGCTCCCTCCCGCTCGACGCCGTGCCGCGGATAATCGCGCGCCAGCCGCCCGGGTCGGTGTACCGCAGCCCGCAACTGTACGCGCGGCTCCGCGCCGACATGGACGCCGATAACTCCACCGGCGCG CTAGCAACTGTATGGAGGCACACTTACAAAGGTGGCACATGGCGGCCCTGCATAAAAAATGTGACAGATG GTTTACCTGAATCAAATGGCTACATATACGTTGAGGCAAATGGTGGTTTAAATCAACAAAGGACATCA atcTGCAATGCAGTCGCCATTGCTGGTTTTCTGAATGCTACTCTTATCATCCCAAATTTCCATTTCCATAGCATTTGGAGGGATCCTAG CAAATTCAGTGATATCTATGATAAAGATCACTTTGTACAACGTCTACAAAATGATGTTCGAGTAGTCGACAAAATTCCGGATTTTATAATGGAGCGGTTTGGTCATAATCTCAGCAATGTGTTCAATTTCAAGATAAAGGCTTGGGCACGTATTCAATATTACAAAGATGTTGTTCTTCCAAAATTAGTTGAAGAAAG GTTCATCAGGATTTCTCCTTTTGCCAACCGACTCTCGTTTGATGCACCTTCTGCTGTTCAACGGTTGAGATGCTTGGCAAACTTTGAAGCCTTAAAATTCTCTAAACAAATTGTGTCTTTGTCTGAAACCTTAGTTTCTCGAATGAGAGAGaaaagtgttgcaagtgatggaAAATATATCTCAGTGCATCTTCGTTTTGAGGAG GATATGATTGCCTTCTCATGTTGTGTATATGATGGTGGTGATGAGGAGAAGAAGGAAATGGATGCAGCCAGAGAAATAGGTTGGAGAGGGAAATTTACTAAGAGAGGACGAGTAATAAGACCAGGAGTAATCAGAATGAATGGAAAATGTCCTCTTACACCTTTGGAG GTTGGGTTAATGCTTCGTGGAATGGGTTTCAGCAATAAGACTGCAATCTTTTTGGCATCTGGAAAGATTTACAGAGCAGAGAAGAACATGGCTTCTCTTCTTGAAATGTTTCCTCTCCTACAGACAAAAGAGACACTGGCATCAGAAGAGGAACTTGCTCCATTCAAG AATTTCTCCTCAAGGATGGCTGCTGTTGACTATAGTGTTTGTGCCCAAAGTGAAGTTTTTGTGACCACACAAGGTGGAAATTTCCCGCATTTCCTTATGGGTCACAGGAGATACTTGTATGGTGGGCATTCAAAAACAATTAAACCAGACAAAAGAAGGCTTGCCGTACTCTTTGATAATCCACGTATAGG GTGGAAGGCATTGAAGCGGCACTTGCTTAATATGAGAGCACACAGCGATGCCAAGGGGATTGAAATGAAAAGACCAAACGAATCTATATATACCTTTCCATGTCCTGACTGCATGTGCCGCTTGAATAGAACAGAACACTCGAAATCCAAACACAGTAGATAG
- the LOC136517976 gene encoding protein ESMERALDA 1-like isoform X2 codes for MQGHAYSRLGSFGSAASAPSPPPPPSPSSPVPAGAGAGGGSRTSAKAGSARGIPGAAASATAAARAGVAHRGGGAARRLARAVLATLLRRQAVFLFAPLLYVAAMLLYMGSLPLDAVPRIIARQPPGSVYRSPQLYARLRADMDADNSTGALATVWRHTYKGGTWRPCIKNVTDGLPESNGYIYVEANGGLNQQRTSICNAVAIAGFLNATLIIPNFHFHSIWRDPSKFSDIYDKDHFVQRLQNDVRVVDKIPDFIMERFGHNLSNVFNFKIKAWARIQYYKDVVLPKLVEERFIRISPFANRLSFDAPSAVQRLRCLANFEALKFSKQIVSLSETLVSRMREKSVASDGKYISVHLRFEEDMIAFSCCVYDGGDEEKKEMDAAREIGWRGKFTKRGRVIRPGVIRMNGKCPLTPLEVGLMLRGMGFSNKTAIFLASGKIYRAEKNMASLLEMFPLLQTKETLASEEELAPFKDGCC; via the exons ATGCAGGGGCATGCGTACAGCCGCCTGGGCAGCTTCGGCTCCGCGGCGAGCGCGccgtccccgccgccgccaccgtcgccgtcGTCCCCGGTGCCGGCTGGGGCCGGCGCTGGCGGGGGCAGCCGGACGTCCGCGAAGGCGGGTTCGGCGAGGGGCATCCCGGGGGCCGCGGCctcggcaacggcggcggcgcgggcgggggTCGCCCAccgtggcggcggcgcggcgcggaggcTGGCCAGGGCGGTGCTCGCGACGCTGCTGCGGAGGCAGGCGGTGTTCCTCTTCGCGCCGCTGCTGTACGTCGCCGCGATGCTGCTGTACATGGGCTCCCTCCCGCTCGACGCCGTGCCGCGGATAATCGCGCGCCAGCCGCCCGGGTCGGTGTACCGCAGCCCGCAACTGTACGCGCGGCTCCGCGCCGACATGGACGCCGATAACTCCACCGGCGCG CTAGCAACTGTATGGAGGCACACTTACAAAGGTGGCACATGGCGGCCCTGCATAAAAAATGTGACAGATG GTTTACCTGAATCAAATGGCTACATATACGTTGAGGCAAATGGTGGTTTAAATCAACAAAGGACATCA atcTGCAATGCAGTCGCCATTGCTGGTTTTCTGAATGCTACTCTTATCATCCCAAATTTCCATTTCCATAGCATTTGGAGGGATCCTAG CAAATTCAGTGATATCTATGATAAAGATCACTTTGTACAACGTCTACAAAATGATGTTCGAGTAGTCGACAAAATTCCGGATTTTATAATGGAGCGGTTTGGTCATAATCTCAGCAATGTGTTCAATTTCAAGATAAAGGCTTGGGCACGTATTCAATATTACAAAGATGTTGTTCTTCCAAAATTAGTTGAAGAAAG GTTCATCAGGATTTCTCCTTTTGCCAACCGACTCTCGTTTGATGCACCTTCTGCTGTTCAACGGTTGAGATGCTTGGCAAACTTTGAAGCCTTAAAATTCTCTAAACAAATTGTGTCTTTGTCTGAAACCTTAGTTTCTCGAATGAGAGAGaaaagtgttgcaagtgatggaAAATATATCTCAGTGCATCTTCGTTTTGAGGAG GATATGATTGCCTTCTCATGTTGTGTATATGATGGTGGTGATGAGGAGAAGAAGGAAATGGATGCAGCCAGAGAAATAGGTTGGAGAGGGAAATTTACTAAGAGAGGACGAGTAATAAGACCAGGAGTAATCAGAATGAATGGAAAATGTCCTCTTACACCTTTGGAG GTTGGGTTAATGCTTCGTGGAATGGGTTTCAGCAATAAGACTGCAATCTTTTTGGCATCTGGAAAGATTTACAGAGCAGAGAAGAACATGGCTTCTCTTCTTGAAATGTTTCCTCTCCTACAGACAAAAGAGACACTGGCATCAGAAGAGGAACTTGCTCCATTCAAG GATGGCTGCTGTTGA